Proteins encoded within one genomic window of Anas platyrhynchos isolate ZD024472 breed Pekin duck chromosome 28, IASCAAS_PekinDuck_T2T, whole genome shotgun sequence:
- the SAMD14 gene encoding sterile alpha motif domain-containing protein 14, translating into MSVSKLQDAEDEVFDFTAVVPETPRLDSSLQKARARLLAKGRRHRPSRSRLRDSASSTEGEEGLDAAEGLAGTPSPKSCPSSDSSPGFARRDARPQRHSEDDSRDMSPPEPASPTVGLDKKTRRKFLDLGVTLRRASSSKSRKEKGSNRLSMGSREASEGPGRPSGSPFLPFSWFSDSARGSASPGSASPAGSPRHEGLSPAKSASQDSTLSDDSPPPSSSPRLPGPTTTKCSYPYHTLSQSSDEFLDEPPGAAAGWTCRQVGQWLESLNLEQYVEEFSAHGVDGPRLLHLDGAKLKALGVGSSQDRAVLKRKLKELSLAVEKERKAQEKAEKQREKQKKKDQEQRRS; encoded by the exons aTGTCGGTCTCCAAGCTGCAGGACGCGGAGGATGAGGTTTTCG ATTTTACCGCTGTGGTTCCAGAGACGCCGCGCCTGGACAGCAGCTTGCAGAAGGCTCGAGCCCGGCTCCTAGCCAAGGGCCGCCGGCACCGACCCTCCCGCTCCCGCCTGCGAGACAGCGCCAGCTCCACCGAGGGCGAGGAGGGGCTCGACGCGGCG GAGGGGCTGGCGGGCACCCCCTCGCCCAAATCCTGCCCCAGCTCCGACAGCTCGCCCGGCTTCGCCCGCCGCGACGCACGGCCCCAGCGGCACAGCGAAg ATGACAGCAGGGACATGAGCCCCCCCGAGCCGGCCAGCCCCACCGTGGGGCTGGATAAGAAGACGCGGAGGAAGTTCTTGGATTTGGG GGTCACCCTCCGCCGGGCGTCCTCCAGCAAGAGCCGCAAGGAGAAGGGCAGCAACCGCCTGTCCATGGGCAGCAG GGAGGCGTCGGAGGGTCCCGGCCGCCCCTCGGGGTCCCCGTTCCTGCCCTTCTCCTGGTTCTCGGACAGCGCCAGGGGCTCGGCGTCCCCCGGCTCCGCGTCCCCCGCTGGCTCCCCCCGGCACGAGGGGCTCAGCCCTGCCAAATCCGCCTCCCAG GACTCAACGCTGAGCGATGACTCCCCGCCGCCCAGCTCCAGCCCGCGCCTGCCCGgtcccaccaccaccaagtGCTCCTACCCCTACCACACGCTGTCCCAGTCCTCGGATGAG TTCCTGGACGAGCCCCCCGGCGCCGCCGCGGGCTGGACGTGCCGGCAGGTGGGGCAGTGGTTGGAGAGCCTCAACCTGGAGCAGTACGTGGAGGAGTTCTCGGCACACGGCGTCGATGGCCCCCGGCTCCTGCACCTCGACGGTGCCAAGCTCAAG GCGCTGGGGGTGGGCAGCTCCCAGGACCGCGCCGTGCTCAAGAGgaagctgaaggagctgagcctGGCTGTGGAGAAGGAGCGCAAGGCCcaggagaaggcagagaagcagcgggagaagcagaagaagaaggACCAGGAGCAGCGGCGGAGCtag
- the PPP1R9B gene encoding neurabin-2 isoform X1: MLRTEAASGAAAPGGSGGAPGGGAGSGGLRSASPHRNAYEATIQALKPTKDAEGEDGKKARGKKYGSNVHRIKNMFLQMGTAPGPEGACDLAKGKEKPVRLSLPRASSLNESMEQGNLLKLGTSVSERVSRFDSKPDKPFSKLQETRKIFERSPQEKEATTKLLLRKERAGFQDRKLDVVVKFNGSTESLDKLDTEAVSPTVSQLSAVFEKADLRNNLHKTPGRAGPLNSKLVSKRSRVFLQGTEAGKAESRTGDGPAAPARPRPAEEEKAAGKAGRPAEKDGSVPRVQEVCKIKPVEVEESGESEAEVEAGEPVPAPEPAKGAEGPAPPEPRLEGGEEPPYTEEGVKGERADEGELYDESKKEDFSEADLVDISAYSGLGEDSGGSGLDEDEEADGLYEPESSCVEIPGLSEEEEPVPNRKIQFSTAPIQVFSTYSNEDYDRRNEDVDPMAASAEYELEKRVERLDLFPVELEKDSEGLGISIIGMGAGADMGLEKLGIFVKTVTEGGAAHRDGRIQVNDLIVEVDGTSLVGVTQSFAASVLRNTKGRVRFLIGREKPGEQSEVAQLIQQTLEQERWQREMIEQRYTQYTEDDEETGEYATDEEEEMSPMFPSGEMAIEVFELAENEDTLSPVEMDPEKLVHKFKELQIKHAVTEAEIQQLKRKLQCLEQEKARWRAEKAQLEQSVEENKERMEKLEGYWMEAQNLCQAVDEHLKETQAQYQTLERKYSKAKRLIKEYQQKEIEFLKKETAQRRVLEESELAHKEEMEKLQEKISELEAKLQTLKNSNPT; encoded by the exons ATGCTGAGGACGGAGGCAGCGAGCGGGGCGGCAGCCCCGGGCGGCAGCGGGGGGGCCCCGggcggaggagctggcagcGGGGGGCTGAGGAGCGCGTCCCCCCACCGCAACGCCTACGAGGCCACCATCCAGGCCCTGAAACCCACAAAGGATGCCGAGGGCGAGGATGGCAAGAAAGCCCGTGGCAAGAAGTATGGCTCCAACGTCCACCGCATCAAGAACATGTTCCTGCAGATGGGGACGGCGCCGGGCCCCGAGGGCGCCTGCGACTTGGCCAAGGGCAAGGAGAAGCCCGTCCGCCTCTCCTTGCCCCGGGCCAGCAGCCTGAATGAGAGCATGGAGCAGGGCAACCTCCTCAAGCTGGGCACCAGCGTCTCGGAACGGGTGAGCCGCTTCGACTCCAAGCCCGACAAGCCCTTCTCCAAGCTGCAGGAGACCCGCAAGATCTTCGAGCGGAGCCCGCAGGAGAAGGAGGCCACCACCAAGCTCCTGCTGCGCAAGGAGCGGGCCGGCTTCCAGGACCGCAAGCTGGACGTGGTGGTGAAGTTCAATGGCAGCACCGAGTCCTTGGACAAGCTGGACACCGAGGCCGTGTCGCCCACCGTCAGCCAGCTCAGCGCCGTCTTCGAGAAGGCCGACCTCCGCAACAACCTCCACAAGACGCCGGGGCGCGCGGGGCCGCTCAACTCCAAGCTGGTGAGCAAGCGGTCCCGCGTCTTCCTGCAGGGCACGGAGGCTGGCAAGGCTGAGAGCAGGACGGGAGacggccccgctgccccggCACGGCCACGGccagcagaggaggagaaggcagcGGGCAAAGCCGGGAGGCCGGCGGAGAAGGATGGGAGCGTGCCGCGGGTGCAGGAGGTCTGCAAGATCAAGccggtggaggtggaggagagcgGTGAATCAGAGGCCGAGGTGGAGGCCGGAGAGCCGGTGCCAGCGCCCGAACCAGCCAAGGGGGCCGAGGGGCCGGCGCCCCCCGAGCCGCGCCTGGAAGGGGGCGAGGAGCCCCCCTACACCGAGGAGGGCGTCAAGGGTGAGCGGGCGGACGAGGGCGAGCTGTACGACGAGTCCAAGAAGGAGGACTTCTCCGAGGCGGACCTGGTGGACATAAGTGCCTACAGCGGGCTCGGGGAGGACTCGGGGGGCAGCGGGCtggatgaggatgaggaggctGATGGGCTCTACGAGCCCGAATCCAGCTGCGTGGAGATCCCCGGGCTGTCCGAGGAAGAGGAGCCCGTTCCCAACCGCAAGATCCAGTTCAGCACGGCCCCCATCCAG GTCTTCAGCACTTACTCCAACGAGGACTACGACCGCCGCAATGAGGACGTCGACCCCATGGCTGCGTCGGCCGAGTACGAGCTGGAGAAGAGGGTGGAGCGCCTCGACCTCTTCCCCGTGGAGCTGGAGAAAG ACTCCGAGGGGCTGGGGATCAGCATCATTGGCATGGGAGCGGGGGCCGACATGGGCCTGGAGAAGCTGGGCATCTTCGTCAAGACGGTGACGGAAGGGGGTGCAGCCCACCGGGACGGCAG GATCCAGGTGAACGACCTGATCGTGGAGGTGGATGGCACCAGCCTGGTGGGGGTGACGCAGAGCTTCGCCGCCTCCGTGCTCAGGAACACCAAGGGCCGCGTCCG GTTCCTCATCGGGCGGGAGAAGCCGGGCGAGCAGAGCGAGGTGGCGCAGCTGATCCAGCAGACGCTGGAGCAGGAGCGGTGGCAGCGGGAGATGATAGAGCAGCGCTACACCCAGTACACCGAGGACGACGAGGAG ACGGGGGAGTACGCCacggacgaggaggaggagatgagcCCCATGTTCCCCAGTGGCGAGATGGCCATCGAGGTGTTCGAGCTGGCCGAGAACGAGGACACGCTCTCGCCGGTGGAGATGGACCCCGAGAAGCTGGTGCACAAGTTCAAGGAG CTCCAGATCAAGCACGCCGTCACCGAGGCTGAGATCCAGCAGCTGAAGAGGAAG CTGCAGTGCCTCGAGCAGGAGAAGGCTCGGTGGCGGGCTGAGAAGgcccagctggagcagagcGTGGAGGAGAACAAGGAGCGCATGGAGAAGCTGGAGGGCTACTGGATGGAGGCGCAGAATCTGTGCCAGGCCGTGGACGAGCACCTCAAGGAGACGCAGGCCCAGTACCAGACCCTGGAGCGCAAGTACAGCAAGGCCAAGAGGCTGATCAAGGAGTACCAGCAAAA GGAGATCGAGTTCCTGAAGAAGGAGACGGCGCAGCGGCGGGTGCTGGAGGAGTCGGAGCTGGcccacaaggaggagatggagaagcTGCAGGAGAAG atCTCCGAACTGGAGGCCAAGCTGCAGACTTTGAAAAATTCCAACCCGACTTAA
- the PPP1R9B gene encoding neurabin-2 isoform X2 has protein sequence MLRTEAASGAAAPGGSGGAPGGGAGSGGLRSASPHRNAYEATIQALKPTKDAEGEDGKKARGKKYGSNVHRIKNMFLQMGTAPGPEGACDLAKGKEKPVRLSLPRASSLNESMEQGNLLKLGTSVSERVSRFDSKPDKPFSKLQETRKIFERSPQEKEATTKLLLRKERAGFQDRKLDVVVKFNGSTESLDKLDTEAVSPTVSQLSAVFEKADLRNNLHKTPGRAGPLNSKLVSKRSRVFLQGTEAGKAESRTGDGPAAPARPRPAEEEKAAGKAGRPAEKDGSVPRVQEVCKIKPVEVEESGESEAEVEAGEPVPAPEPAKGAEGPAPPEPRLEGGEEPPYTEEGVKGERADEGELYDESKKEDFSEADLVDISAYSGLGEDSGGSGLDEDEEADGLYEPESSCVEIPGLSEEEEPVPNRKIQFSTAPIQVFSTYSNEDYDRRNEDVDPMAASAEYELEKRVERLDLFPVELEKDSEGLGISIIGMGAGADMGLEKLGIFVKTVTEGGAAHRDGRIQVNDLIVEVDGTSLVGVTQSFAASVLRNTKGRVRFLIGREKPGEQSEVAQLIQQTLEQERWQREMIEQRYTQYTEDDEETGEYATDEEEEMSPMFPSGEMAIEVFELAENEDTLSPVEMDPEKLVHKFKELQIKHAVTEAEIQQLKRKPTQRCCAVPCRAVPCCAVPSLLFGHTVPCHPVLC, from the exons ATGCTGAGGACGGAGGCAGCGAGCGGGGCGGCAGCCCCGGGCGGCAGCGGGGGGGCCCCGggcggaggagctggcagcGGGGGGCTGAGGAGCGCGTCCCCCCACCGCAACGCCTACGAGGCCACCATCCAGGCCCTGAAACCCACAAAGGATGCCGAGGGCGAGGATGGCAAGAAAGCCCGTGGCAAGAAGTATGGCTCCAACGTCCACCGCATCAAGAACATGTTCCTGCAGATGGGGACGGCGCCGGGCCCCGAGGGCGCCTGCGACTTGGCCAAGGGCAAGGAGAAGCCCGTCCGCCTCTCCTTGCCCCGGGCCAGCAGCCTGAATGAGAGCATGGAGCAGGGCAACCTCCTCAAGCTGGGCACCAGCGTCTCGGAACGGGTGAGCCGCTTCGACTCCAAGCCCGACAAGCCCTTCTCCAAGCTGCAGGAGACCCGCAAGATCTTCGAGCGGAGCCCGCAGGAGAAGGAGGCCACCACCAAGCTCCTGCTGCGCAAGGAGCGGGCCGGCTTCCAGGACCGCAAGCTGGACGTGGTGGTGAAGTTCAATGGCAGCACCGAGTCCTTGGACAAGCTGGACACCGAGGCCGTGTCGCCCACCGTCAGCCAGCTCAGCGCCGTCTTCGAGAAGGCCGACCTCCGCAACAACCTCCACAAGACGCCGGGGCGCGCGGGGCCGCTCAACTCCAAGCTGGTGAGCAAGCGGTCCCGCGTCTTCCTGCAGGGCACGGAGGCTGGCAAGGCTGAGAGCAGGACGGGAGacggccccgctgccccggCACGGCCACGGccagcagaggaggagaaggcagcGGGCAAAGCCGGGAGGCCGGCGGAGAAGGATGGGAGCGTGCCGCGGGTGCAGGAGGTCTGCAAGATCAAGccggtggaggtggaggagagcgGTGAATCAGAGGCCGAGGTGGAGGCCGGAGAGCCGGTGCCAGCGCCCGAACCAGCCAAGGGGGCCGAGGGGCCGGCGCCCCCCGAGCCGCGCCTGGAAGGGGGCGAGGAGCCCCCCTACACCGAGGAGGGCGTCAAGGGTGAGCGGGCGGACGAGGGCGAGCTGTACGACGAGTCCAAGAAGGAGGACTTCTCCGAGGCGGACCTGGTGGACATAAGTGCCTACAGCGGGCTCGGGGAGGACTCGGGGGGCAGCGGGCtggatgaggatgaggaggctGATGGGCTCTACGAGCCCGAATCCAGCTGCGTGGAGATCCCCGGGCTGTCCGAGGAAGAGGAGCCCGTTCCCAACCGCAAGATCCAGTTCAGCACGGCCCCCATCCAG GTCTTCAGCACTTACTCCAACGAGGACTACGACCGCCGCAATGAGGACGTCGACCCCATGGCTGCGTCGGCCGAGTACGAGCTGGAGAAGAGGGTGGAGCGCCTCGACCTCTTCCCCGTGGAGCTGGAGAAAG ACTCCGAGGGGCTGGGGATCAGCATCATTGGCATGGGAGCGGGGGCCGACATGGGCCTGGAGAAGCTGGGCATCTTCGTCAAGACGGTGACGGAAGGGGGTGCAGCCCACCGGGACGGCAG GATCCAGGTGAACGACCTGATCGTGGAGGTGGATGGCACCAGCCTGGTGGGGGTGACGCAGAGCTTCGCCGCCTCCGTGCTCAGGAACACCAAGGGCCGCGTCCG GTTCCTCATCGGGCGGGAGAAGCCGGGCGAGCAGAGCGAGGTGGCGCAGCTGATCCAGCAGACGCTGGAGCAGGAGCGGTGGCAGCGGGAGATGATAGAGCAGCGCTACACCCAGTACACCGAGGACGACGAGGAG ACGGGGGAGTACGCCacggacgaggaggaggagatgagcCCCATGTTCCCCAGTGGCGAGATGGCCATCGAGGTGTTCGAGCTGGCCGAGAACGAGGACACGCTCTCGCCGGTGGAGATGGACCCCGAGAAGCTGGTGCACAAGTTCAAGGAG CTCCAGATCAAGCACGCCGTCACCGAGGCTGAGATCCAGCAGCTGAAGAGGAAG cccacccagaggtgctgtgccgtgccgtgccgtgccgtgccgtgctgtgccgtgccatcCCTGCTCTTTGGCCACACCGTGCCGTGCCATCCCGTGCTGTGCTGA
- the PDK2 gene encoding pyruvate dehydrogenase kinase, isozyme 2 isoform X2 produces the protein MRLLRCLRKRAALAGVPTYIEHFSKFSPSPLSMKQFLDFGSSNACEKTSFAFLRQELPVRLSNIMKEINLLPDRVLRTPSVQLVQSWYVQSLLDIMEFHDRDPEDQATLGQFTDALVTIRNRHNDVVPTMAQGVIEYKDAYGDDPVSNQNIQYFLDRFYLSRISIRMLINQHTLLFDGSTNPAHPKHIGSIDPHCSVANVVRDAYNMAKLLCDKYYMASPDLEIEEVNASSPQQPISIVYVPSHLYHMLFELFKNAMRATVESHENSPRLPAIRVMVALGQEDLSIKMSDRGMGVPLRKIERLFSYMYSTAPTPQLGTGGAPLAGFGYGLPISRLYAKYFQGDLQLFSMEGFGTDAVIYLKALSTDSVERLPVYNKSAWRHYQASQEAGDWCVPSTEPKNTSTYRVP, from the exons ATGAGGCTGCTGCGGTGCCTGCGGAAGCGGGCGGCCCTGGCGGGGGTGCCCACCTACATCGAGCACTTCAGCAAGTTCTCGCCCTCGCCGCTCTCCATGAAGCAGTTCCTGGACTTCG ggtccAGCAATGCCTGCGAGAAGACCTCCTTCGCCTTCCTGCGGCAGGAGCTGCCCGTCCGCCTGTCCAACATCATGAAGGAGATCAACCTCCTGCCCGACCGCGTCCTGCGCACCCCCTCCGTGCAGCTGGTGCAGAGCTG GTACGTGCAGAGCCTGCTGGACATCATGGAGTTCCACGACAGGGACCCCGAGGACCAGGCCACGCTGGGGCA GTTCACCGACGCCCTGGTCACCATCCGCAACCGGCACAACGACGTGGTGCCCACCATGGCGCAGGGCGTCATCGAGTACAAGGACGCCTACGGGGACGACCCGGTGTCCAACCAGAACATCCAGTACTTCCTCGACCGCTTCTACCTGAGCCGCATCTCCATCCGCATGCTCATCAACCAGCACA CGCTGCTCTTTGACGGCAGCACCAACCCGGCGCACCCCAAGCACATCGGGAGCATCGACCCCCACTGCAGCGTGGCCAACGTGGTGAGAG acGCCTACAACATGGCCAAGCTGCTGTGCGACAAGTACTACATGGCCTCGCCCGACCTGGAGATCGAGGAGGTGAAcg cgagcagcccccagcagcccatCAGCATCGTCTACGTCCCCTCGCACCTCTACCACATGCTCTTCGAGCTCTTCAAG AACGCCATGAGAGCCACTGTGGAGAGCCACGAGAACAGCCCGCGGCTACCGGCCATCAGGGTGATGGTGGCCCTGGGCCAGGAGGACCTCTCCATCAAG ATGAGTGACCGCGGTATGGGTGTCCCCCTGCGCAAAATCGAGCGGCTCTTCAGCTACATGTACTCCACGGCTCCGACCCCACAGCTGGGCACCGGGGGGGCCCCCCTG gCTGGTTTTGGCTACGGGCTGCCCATCTCCCGCCTCTACGCCAAGTACTTCCAGGGGGACCTGCAGCTCTTCTCCATGGAGGGCTTCGGCACCGACGCCGTCATCTACCTAAAG GCTCTGTCCACGGACTCGGTGGAGCGGCTGCCGGTGTACAACAAGTCTGCGTGGCGGCACTACCAGGCCAGCCAGGAGGCCGGGGACTGGTGCGTGCCCAGCACCGAACCCAAAAACACCTCCACCTACCGCGTGCCCtaa
- the PDK2 gene encoding pyruvate dehydrogenase kinase, isozyme 2 isoform X1: MRLLRCLRKRAALAGVPTYIEHFSKFSPSPLSMKQFLDFGSSNACEKTSFAFLRQELPVRLSNIMKEINLLPDRVLRTPSVQLVQSWYVQSLLDIMEFHDRDPEDQATLGQFTDALVTIRNRHNDVVPTMAQGVIEYKDAYGDDPVSNQNIQYFLDRFYLSRISIRMLINQHTLLFDGSTNPAHPKHIGSIDPHCSVANVVRDAYNMAKLLCDKYYMASPDLEIEEVNASSPQQPISIVYVPSHLYHMLFELFKNAMRATVESHENSPRLPAIRVMVALGQEDLSIKMSDRGMGVPLRKIERLFSYMYSTAPTPQLGTGGAPLVGAPLAGFGYGLPISRLYAKYFQGDLQLFSMEGFGTDAVIYLKALSTDSVERLPVYNKSAWRHYQASQEAGDWCVPSTEPKNTSTYRVP, from the exons ATGAGGCTGCTGCGGTGCCTGCGGAAGCGGGCGGCCCTGGCGGGGGTGCCCACCTACATCGAGCACTTCAGCAAGTTCTCGCCCTCGCCGCTCTCCATGAAGCAGTTCCTGGACTTCG ggtccAGCAATGCCTGCGAGAAGACCTCCTTCGCCTTCCTGCGGCAGGAGCTGCCCGTCCGCCTGTCCAACATCATGAAGGAGATCAACCTCCTGCCCGACCGCGTCCTGCGCACCCCCTCCGTGCAGCTGGTGCAGAGCTG GTACGTGCAGAGCCTGCTGGACATCATGGAGTTCCACGACAGGGACCCCGAGGACCAGGCCACGCTGGGGCA GTTCACCGACGCCCTGGTCACCATCCGCAACCGGCACAACGACGTGGTGCCCACCATGGCGCAGGGCGTCATCGAGTACAAGGACGCCTACGGGGACGACCCGGTGTCCAACCAGAACATCCAGTACTTCCTCGACCGCTTCTACCTGAGCCGCATCTCCATCCGCATGCTCATCAACCAGCACA CGCTGCTCTTTGACGGCAGCACCAACCCGGCGCACCCCAAGCACATCGGGAGCATCGACCCCCACTGCAGCGTGGCCAACGTGGTGAGAG acGCCTACAACATGGCCAAGCTGCTGTGCGACAAGTACTACATGGCCTCGCCCGACCTGGAGATCGAGGAGGTGAAcg cgagcagcccccagcagcccatCAGCATCGTCTACGTCCCCTCGCACCTCTACCACATGCTCTTCGAGCTCTTCAAG AACGCCATGAGAGCCACTGTGGAGAGCCACGAGAACAGCCCGCGGCTACCGGCCATCAGGGTGATGGTGGCCCTGGGCCAGGAGGACCTCTCCATCAAG ATGAGTGACCGCGGTATGGGTGTCCCCCTGCGCAAAATCGAGCGGCTCTTCAGCTACATGTACTCCACGGCTCCGACCCCACAGCTGGGCACCGGGGGGGCCCCCCTGGTAGGTGCCCCCCTG gCTGGTTTTGGCTACGGGCTGCCCATCTCCCGCCTCTACGCCAAGTACTTCCAGGGGGACCTGCAGCTCTTCTCCATGGAGGGCTTCGGCACCGACGCCGTCATCTACCTAAAG GCTCTGTCCACGGACTCGGTGGAGCGGCTGCCGGTGTACAACAAGTCTGCGTGGCGGCACTACCAGGCCAGCCAGGAGGCCGGGGACTGGTGCGTGCCCAGCACCGAACCCAAAAACACCTCCACCTACCGCGTGCCCtaa